A single genomic interval of Natronolimnobius sp. AArcel1 harbors:
- a CDS encoding nitrous oxide reductase accessory protein NosL, which produces MIRHTDCGSRNKAAPCSHTHSRRRVLVGLGGVAAVSLAGCLEDETAEEHPADPLSLDDGQSCDVCGMVIEEHYGPAGQLFYADGEPEDRDGPAWFDSLAELLVYHDERVQRGWELRDAFVTDYSSVEYDLLEREGTTYVSSHVEAAAFADATTLTYVVDSDIEGAMGEDLLPFADEDDAAALVDEYGGEVRSWDELTPST; this is translated from the coding sequence ATGATCCGCCACACCGATTGCGGATCGCGCAATAAGGCTGCTCCGTGCAGTCACACGCACTCGAGGCGGCGGGTACTGGTCGGACTCGGCGGCGTCGCGGCCGTCTCGCTCGCGGGCTGTCTTGAGGATGAGACTGCCGAGGAGCATCCTGCCGATCCGCTCTCGTTGGATGATGGTCAGTCCTGTGACGTCTGCGGCATGGTGATTGAAGAGCACTACGGCCCTGCCGGTCAGCTGTTCTACGCCGACGGCGAACCCGAGGACCGCGACGGGCCGGCGTGGTTCGACAGCCTCGCTGAACTGCTCGTCTACCACGATGAACGCGTCCAGCGCGGCTGGGAGCTTCGGGACGCGTTCGTCACCGACTACTCGAGCGTCGAGTACGACCTCCTCGAGCGCGAGGGGACGACGTACGTCTCGAGTCACGTCGAGGCGGCGGCGTTCGCGGACGCGACGACTCTCACCTACGTCGTTGACAGCGACATCGAAGGCGCAATGGGCGAGGATTTGCTCCCCTTTGCCGATGAGGATGACGCCGCCGCGCTCGTCGATGAGTACGGTGGCGAGGTTCGGTCGTGGGACGAACTGACTCCCTCGACGTGA
- a CDS encoding cysteine hydrolase family protein translates to MALELEPDRTAVVVVDMQNGFCHPDGALYAPGSEDVIEPIGEFVAQASEAGASVVYTRDVHPPEQFEDAYYYDEFEQWGEHVLEGSWEAEVVEELPVDDADHVVEKHTYDAFQKTELEGWLRARGIRDLLFCGTLANVCVLHSAGSAGLRDFRPLLLEDCIGAIEDEHHEYALEHADWLFGEVIDSSEVAFVDGE, encoded by the coding sequence ATGGCACTCGAGCTCGAACCGGATCGAACCGCGGTCGTCGTCGTCGACATGCAAAACGGCTTCTGTCATCCAGACGGGGCGCTGTACGCACCGGGCAGCGAGGACGTCATCGAGCCAATCGGCGAGTTCGTCGCACAGGCAAGCGAGGCGGGCGCATCCGTCGTCTACACGCGCGACGTCCACCCGCCCGAGCAGTTTGAGGACGCCTACTACTACGACGAGTTCGAACAGTGGGGCGAACACGTCCTCGAGGGCTCGTGGGAAGCCGAGGTCGTCGAGGAACTGCCAGTCGACGATGCTGATCACGTCGTCGAAAAACACACCTACGACGCGTTCCAGAAGACCGAACTCGAGGGCTGGTTGCGCGCTCGAGGCATCCGCGATCTCCTGTTCTGTGGCACGCTCGCGAACGTCTGCGTGCTCCACAGCGCGGGCAGCGCCGGTCTCCGCGATTTCCGCCCGCTGTTGCTCGAGGACTGTATCGGCGCTATCGAGGACGAGCACCACGAGTACGCCCTCGAGCACGCAGACTGGCTGTTCGGCGAGGTCATCGACAGTAGCGAGGTAGCGTTCGTCGACGGCGAATAG
- a CDS encoding DUF1059 domain-containing protein, which yields MSKAHKLDCESVSDTCRFIIQSENETEAIELAQKHMRESHDQDLTEDELQQDHLQIV from the coding sequence ATGTCGAAGGCACACAAACTCGATTGTGAATCGGTCTCGGACACCTGCCGATTCATTATTCAATCGGAAAACGAAACGGAAGCGATCGAACTGGCACAGAAACACATGCGAGAGTCCCACGATCAGGACCTCACCGAGGACGAACTCCAACAGGACCATCTCCAGATCGTCTAA
- a CDS encoding ABC transporter permease has translation MTTPETPPDAEHGQDTPEPRPDGGYSAAVGTEAIEATDVDSSESGESGVWYRQLLVVAETEYRLAVRSRWAVALIAIFAAFALGLTTFSGASVSPAGFERTVASLAVLAVYLVPLVALAFGYDVVVGREESGWLQTLFSLPVDRAWIVVGASLGRAIVLASATIIGFGIAGGFLLLEFGLQGFDAYVTFLLATVGLALAFLALAVLVSTLAREKTHALGISLLAWAWFVLVHDLLALGVIAALELSDAAVSVMLLANPTGVFRALVLGTLGAAGDAGFASVLADAGLSTPVLIAVFVGWIVVPIALAALAIRRRRL, from the coding sequence ATGACTACACCTGAGACTCCGCCTGACGCCGAACACGGCCAAGACACGCCTGAACCGAGACCGGACGGCGGCTACAGCGCCGCAGTCGGAACTGAGGCCATTGAAGCGACCGACGTCGACTCGAGCGAGTCGGGCGAGTCCGGCGTCTGGTACCGCCAGTTGCTGGTCGTCGCCGAGACGGAGTACCGCCTTGCAGTTCGCAGCCGGTGGGCAGTCGCACTGATCGCCATCTTCGCCGCGTTTGCACTCGGGCTGACGACCTTCAGTGGCGCAAGTGTGAGCCCGGCCGGCTTCGAGCGGACCGTCGCCAGTCTCGCTGTGCTGGCGGTCTACCTCGTGCCGCTGGTCGCGCTCGCGTTCGGCTACGACGTCGTCGTCGGCCGCGAGGAAAGCGGCTGGCTCCAGACGCTGTTCTCTCTGCCGGTTGATCGCGCCTGGATCGTCGTCGGCGCGTCACTGGGACGAGCTATCGTCCTCGCGAGCGCGACGATTATCGGCTTCGGGATCGCCGGCGGCTTCCTGCTCCTCGAGTTCGGCCTGCAGGGGTTCGACGCCTACGTGACCTTCCTGCTCGCGACCGTCGGACTCGCGCTCGCGTTCCTTGCGCTTGCCGTCCTCGTCTCGACGCTGGCCCGCGAGAAAACGCACGCACTCGGCATCTCACTGCTCGCGTGGGCGTGGTTCGTCCTCGTCCACGACCTGCTCGCACTCGGCGTCATCGCCGCCCTCGAGCTCTCGGATGCGGCCGTCTCGGTGATGTTGCTCGCGAACCCGACCGGCGTCTTTCGGGCGCTGGTCCTCGGCACGCTCGGCGCGGCTGGTGACGCCGGCTTTGCCTCCGTGCTCGCCGATGCCGGCCTCTCGACGCCGGTGCTCATCGCCGTCTTCGTCGGCTGGATCGTCGTGCCCATCGCCCTCGCCGCGCTCGCGATTCGGAGGCGACGACTATGA
- a CDS encoding carboxymuconolactone decarboxylase family protein: protein MKRFLFGDSAIDPKTRELVGLAVAAAIGCEYCRHFHKGAAQLHGATEAELAELSFLASYTPRYSALIQAQDYDLEVFKDETEQIATHLQSQSAAGDD from the coding sequence CTGAAGCGGTTCCTCTTCGGCGACAGCGCAATCGATCCGAAGACCCGCGAACTGGTTGGGCTTGCAGTGGCCGCAGCAATCGGCTGTGAGTACTGCAGACACTTCCACAAAGGCGCGGCCCAACTCCACGGCGCAACCGAGGCTGAACTCGCGGAACTCTCGTTCCTCGCGAGTTACACACCACGCTACAGCGCCCTCATCCAGGCACAGGACTACGATCTCGAGGTCTTCAAAGACGAAACCGAACAGATCGCGACCCACCTGCAATCGCAGTCGGCCGCAGGCGACGACTAA